A genomic window from Scomber scombrus chromosome 18, fScoSco1.1, whole genome shotgun sequence includes:
- the hexim1 gene encoding protein HEXIM1: MIRMTEPMEQTHHLKTSGSPSGGSSGAALEHLPASHRARPEYGDRGRQRDRDHKLQQRAENCGDINTDKLWQMKGGQRGVCPAFAAGNDRTKCPIAQQPLQKSRVLAAGDSNHTSQGNGEDEPLEETLSQVQEELHIDSDTGLEARPGKKRHRRRTTRKKRHWKPYFKLSWEEKKALDERETERASRLREEMFAKGLPVAPYNTTQFLMDEHDREEPDLNTETGVRRPSGVGGRMEDTGSEEDLCDNEEEEGEDDGSGGGSDGIGRPGNAGGEFLQRDFSETYEMYHVESLQNMTKQELVQEYLELEKCMSRLEEENNRLRRAVEPGGPTVESSLVRLRELERELERLRAQNTELLLQNHPSKDRGQVATN; encoded by the coding sequence ATGATCAGGATGACAGAGCCAATGGAGCAGACCCATCACCTGAAAACTTCAGGCAGCCCATCAGGTGGGAGCAGCGGAGCCGCTTTGGAGCATCTCCCAGCCAGCCACCGTGCTAGGCCAGAGTACGGCGACAGGGGGCGACAGAGAGACCGAGACCACAAGCTGCAACAGCGGGCGGAGAACTGTGGGGATATCAACACAGACAAGTTATGGCAAATGAAAGGCGGACAGAGGGGGGTGTGTCCTGCCTTCGCAGCCGGAAACGATCGCACAAAGTGCCCGATTGCACAGCAGCCTCTCCAGAAATCTCGTGTTCTTGCAGCAGGCGACAGTAATCACACCTCGCAGGGAAACGGTGAAGACGAGCCGCTGGAGGAGACTTTGAGCCAGGTGCAGGAGGAGTTGCACATCGACTCCGACACTGGCTTGGAGGCGCGTCCGGGCAAGAAGAGGCACAGGCGCCGGACCACCAGGAAGAAGCGCCACTGGAAGCCTTATTTCAAACTTTCCTGGGAGGAAAAGAAAGCCCTGGATGAGAGAGAGACGGAAAGGGCTTCCCGGTTGAGAGAGGAGATGTTCGCCAAAGGGCTCCCAGTGGCCCCCTACAACACCACCCAGTTCCTGATGGATGAGCACGACCGAGAGGAGCCCGACCTCAACACCGAGACCGGGGTCAGGCGGCCCTCGGGGGTCGGTGGTCGTATGGAGGACACGGGCAGCGAGGAGGACCTCTGCGAtaacgaggaggaggaaggtgaggaTGATGGTAGCGGCGGAGGCAGCGATGGCATCGGGAGGCCCGGTAACGCAGGTGGGGAGTTTCTCCAGAGAGACTTTTCCGAGACCTACGAGATGTACCACGTCGAGAGCCTGCAGAATATGACCAAGCAGGAGCTGGTGCAGGAGTACCTGGAGCTGGAGAAGTGCATGTCccggctggaggaggagaacaacCGGCTGAGACGCGCCGTGGAGCCCGGTGGTCCGACCGTGGAGAGTTCCCTGGTCCGGCTCAGAGAGCTGGAGAGGGAACTGGAAAGACTGAGGGCCCAAAACACGGAGCTCCTTCTGCAAAACCACCCCAGCAAGGACAGGGGGCAGGTCGCTACCAACTAA